One Pseudorasbora parva isolate DD20220531a chromosome 8, ASM2467924v1, whole genome shotgun sequence DNA window includes the following coding sequences:
- the LOC137084208 gene encoding myelin-associated glycoprotein-like isoform X1 — MGAWALVLLCWLQVLCAVVFGDVWKVHVESEMEALVSSCVVLPCSFKYPATVQPSSRIKAMWHNKDKWDDFIYHNDPTRVLDNFKGRTQLLGSLGGLNCSLEIDEVKNHDNGPYCFRVELETSQKFSFVENCVTIRMIEQASKPELQGEASVQEGQPAVLKCSVRHTCPSHQPALSWNHTGKTVMSYTNNGHGQWEAESILTFIPTVEDDHSSVTCTVNYHGSVLGEMKATHPIFVKKQATLSHILIPSISGLGAALLVGVLCFFVVRRYKKRIAELQSRSDNGIWSRISRMSRRFRPGEGSSGPGGREQRRSIWSRFSRRGQGHQIDRNFDNRANNVCTVSGNKPFNKPPMPSPKSKAKCYSGDDHDDDYTNTADLNLYGNI; from the exons tTCTTTGTGCTGTCGTGTTTGGTGATGTATGGAAGGTTCACGTAGAGTCTGAAATGGAGGCTCTGGTCTCATCTTGTGTCGTGTTGCCCTGTTCATTCAAATACCCTGCTACAGTACAGCCCTCCAGTCGTATTAAAGCCATGTGGCACAATAAGGACAAATGGGACGATTTCATCTACCACAATGATCCTACAAGGGTTCTAGACAATTTTAAGGGTCGCACACAACTGCTTGGGTCACTGGGTGGTTTAAACTGCTCCTTGGAGATCGATGAAGTCAAAAATCACGACAACGGCCCATATTGTTTCAGGGTTGAATTAGAGACATCTCAAAAGTTCTCCTTTGTGGAAAACTGTGTGACAATTAGGATGATTG agCAAGCATCAAAACCTGAGCTGCAGGGTGAGGCGTCTGTGCAAGAGGGTCAACCCGCAGTCTTGAAATGCTCTGTCCGACACACCTGTCCATCTCATCAGCCCGCTCTCAGCTGGAACCACACTGGAAAAACCGTCATGAGCTACACGAACAATGGACATGGACAATGGGAAGCAGAGTCTATTCTTACCTTCATCCCAACGGTAGAGGATGATCACAGCTCGGTCACATGCACAGTCAATTACCATGGGAGTGTCCTGGGCGAAATGAAAGCCACTCACCCCATCTTTGTGAAAA AACAAGCAACTCTCAGCCACATCCTCATTCCAAGCATCTCTGGTCTCGGAGCTGCTCTTTTGGTTGGAGTTCTGTGTTTCTTCGTTGTCAGGAGATACAA GAAGCGCATTGCAGAGCTCCAATCCAGAAGTGACAATGG AATATGGAGTCGAATATCAAGAATGTCTCGCAG ATTTCGCCCGGGTGAAGGCAGCAGTGGTCCAGGTGGCAGAGAGCAGAG GAGGTCTATTTGGAGTAGATTTTCAAG GAGAGGTCAAGGGCATCAAATTGATAGGAATTTTGACAACAG GGCAAATAATGTTTGTACAGTGTCAGGAAACAAGCCTTTCAACAAACCTCCTATGCCATCTCCAAAGAG TAAGGCCAAATGCTACTCT ggTGATGATCATGATGATGATTACACCAACACGGCAGACCTCAACTTATATGGAAatatctga
- the LOC137084208 gene encoding myelin-associated glycoprotein-like isoform X2 yields MGVRAGVLLFWFHVLCAVVFGDVWKVHVESEMEALVSSCVVLPCSFKYPATVQPSSRIKAMWHNKDKWDDFIYHNDPTRVLDNFKGRTQLLGSLGGLNCSLEIDEVKNHDNGPYCFRVELETSQKFSFVENCVTIRMIEQASKPELQGEASVQEGQPAVLKCSVRHTCPSHQPALSWNHTGKTVMSYTNNGHGQWEAESILTFIPTVEDDHSSVTCTVNYHGSVLGEMKATHPIFVKKQATLSHILIPSISGLGAALLVGVLCFFVVRRYKKRIAELQSRSDNGIWSRISRMSRRFRPGEGSSGPGGREQRRSIWSRFSRRGQGHQIDRNFDNRANNVCTVSGNKPFNKPPMPSPKSKAKCYSGDDHDDDYTNTADLNLYGNI; encoded by the exons ATGGGTGTACGGGCAGGAGTTCTTCTCTTCTGGTTTCACG tTCTTTGTGCTGTCGTGTTTGGTGATGTATGGAAGGTTCACGTAGAGTCTGAAATGGAGGCTCTGGTCTCATCTTGTGTCGTGTTGCCCTGTTCATTCAAATACCCTGCTACAGTACAGCCCTCCAGTCGTATTAAAGCCATGTGGCACAATAAGGACAAATGGGACGATTTCATCTACCACAATGATCCTACAAGGGTTCTAGACAATTTTAAGGGTCGCACACAACTGCTTGGGTCACTGGGTGGTTTAAACTGCTCCTTGGAGATCGATGAAGTCAAAAATCACGACAACGGCCCATATTGTTTCAGGGTTGAATTAGAGACATCTCAAAAGTTCTCCTTTGTGGAAAACTGTGTGACAATTAGGATGATTG agCAAGCATCAAAACCTGAGCTGCAGGGTGAGGCGTCTGTGCAAGAGGGTCAACCCGCAGTCTTGAAATGCTCTGTCCGACACACCTGTCCATCTCATCAGCCCGCTCTCAGCTGGAACCACACTGGAAAAACCGTCATGAGCTACACGAACAATGGACATGGACAATGGGAAGCAGAGTCTATTCTTACCTTCATCCCAACGGTAGAGGATGATCACAGCTCGGTCACATGCACAGTCAATTACCATGGGAGTGTCCTGGGCGAAATGAAAGCCACTCACCCCATCTTTGTGAAAA AACAAGCAACTCTCAGCCACATCCTCATTCCAAGCATCTCTGGTCTCGGAGCTGCTCTTTTGGTTGGAGTTCTGTGTTTCTTCGTTGTCAGGAGATACAA GAAGCGCATTGCAGAGCTCCAATCCAGAAGTGACAATGG AATATGGAGTCGAATATCAAGAATGTCTCGCAG ATTTCGCCCGGGTGAAGGCAGCAGTGGTCCAGGTGGCAGAGAGCAGAG GAGGTCTATTTGGAGTAGATTTTCAAG GAGAGGTCAAGGGCATCAAATTGATAGGAATTTTGACAACAG GGCAAATAATGTTTGTACAGTGTCAGGAAACAAGCCTTTCAACAAACCTCCTATGCCATCTCCAAAGAG TAAGGCCAAATGCTACTCT ggTGATGATCATGATGATGATTACACCAACACGGCAGACCTCAACTTATATGGAAatatctga